A single genomic interval of Bdellovibrionota bacterium harbors:
- a CDS encoding PAS domain-containing sensor histidine kinase produces the protein MDIITIWNPEYGIHGFLKLFTAVISLATAILLIYLMPRALAFPDIKNLQEDSANLLKINEELRKNKDVELKKREEWLSSVVEATPNGLLMVNQVGGVVFCNKEFETLFGYQREEIIGRSMDFLVPERYRKSHPGHRGSFFASPQTRQMGAGRDLFALRKDGSEFPVEIGLNPLITENGRFVLASIVDITKRKSLEDRIRQSTSAVRQKNHEMEQFVYTVSHDLKSPLVTSAGFLGMIKEDIASKNYDKLGDSLMRLDRANIRMSQLINDLLQLSRMGRVKLQVELINMFTLVKNITENINQQIKDKSVQLIIQKSLHEISGDRHRIYQAIENLIINALKYACDVPNPKIEIGSKDMGHEIHFYIRDNGPGIAKEYHQKIFGLFQRLESDNRGTGVGLTIVSRAMQLHGGRVWIDSEIGAGATFWLAFPKDFTQPGEEEYEQ, from the coding sequence ATGGATATTATAACAATTTGGAATCCAGAATATGGAATTCATGGATTTTTAAAGCTGTTTACAGCAGTAATATCGCTAGCAACGGCTATATTACTTATCTATCTAATGCCGCGAGCGTTAGCCTTTCCAGACATTAAAAACTTACAAGAAGACAGCGCAAATCTATTAAAAATCAATGAAGAACTAAGAAAAAATAAAGATGTGGAATTAAAAAAAAGAGAGGAGTGGCTTAGCAGTGTTGTTGAGGCAACTCCTAATGGCCTTCTAATGGTGAATCAAGTGGGAGGAGTAGTTTTTTGCAATAAAGAATTTGAAACTCTTTTTGGATATCAGAGGGAAGAGATTATAGGAAGAAGTATGGATTTTTTAGTTCCAGAGAGATATAGAAAATCTCACCCGGGGCACCGAGGTTCTTTCTTTGCATCTCCGCAGACGAGGCAAATGGGCGCAGGGAGAGATCTTTTTGCTCTTCGAAAAGACGGATCAGAGTTTCCTGTAGAGATCGGACTGAATCCGTTGATCACTGAAAATGGAAGATTTGTATTGGCCTCTATTGTTGACATCACTAAACGCAAGAGTCTTGAGGATCGTATTCGCCAATCTACTTCTGCTGTTCGCCAAAAAAATCACGAGATGGAGCAGTTTGTTTATACTGTATCTCATGATTTGAAATCACCACTTGTTACCAGTGCCGGATTTTTGGGTATGATTAAAGAAGATATTGCCTCTAAAAATTATGACAAGCTCGGGGATTCATTAATGCGCCTTGATCGTGCAAATATTCGCATGAGCCAGCTCATAAATGATCTTCTGCAATTAAGTCGCATGGGTCGGGTAAAACTGCAAGTTGAACTCATCAATATGTTTACGCTAGTTAAAAATATTACAGAGAATATAAATCAGCAGATCAAGGATAAGTCGGTGCAATTAATTATCCAAAAAAGCTTACACGAGATATCTGGTGATCGCCATCGTATCTACCAAGCCATAGAAAATCTTATTATCAATGCGCTGAAATACGCATGTGATGTTCCAAATCCAAAAATAGAAATTGGCTCCAAAGATATGGGTCATGAAATTCACTTTTATATTCGAGATAATGGCCCAGGCATTGCGAAAGAGTATCATCAAAAAATTTTCGGCCTTTTCCAAAGATTGGAAAGTGACAATAGAGGAACGGGTGTGGGGCTTACAATTGTATCGAGAGCGATGCAGCTTCACGGTGGGCGCGTCTGGATAGACTCAGAGATTGGTGCGGGAGCGACGTTCTGGTTAGCCTTTCCAAAAGACTTTACTCAACCCGGAGAAGAAGAATATGAACAATAA
- a CDS encoding cystathionine gamma-synthase, with amino-acid sequence MGSDIDYSKKNFATKAIHVGQPPDKTTGAIMTPITLATTYVQESPGVHKGYDYSRADNPTREAYERCLASLENCKFGYAFASGCAASTTIIMMLKAGDHVICSDDVYGGTFRLFDKVIQDKGISFDYVDLTKTDLIKAKIKSNTKMIWIETPTNPLMKVVDIQAVTKIANAKKIWTVVDNTFMSPYFQNPTDLGATMTYHSTTKYIGGHSDVIGGFVATNDKDISEKLKFLQKSIGAVPSPFDCYLAMRSLKTLAVRMEAHAKNAQAIAEFLEKHPKVEKVIYPGLKSHPQHAIAKKQNSGFGGMMSFYIKGGLKEAKTFLENVKIFALAESLGGVESLIEHPAIMTHASVPAKNRKALGIDDTLIRLSVGIENEKDLIDDLKGAFSKVK; translated from the coding sequence ATGGGTTCAGATATCGATTACTCAAAAAAGAATTTTGCAACAAAAGCAATTCACGTTGGACAACCACCAGATAAAACAACTGGAGCAATTATGACTCCGATCACTCTGGCTACAACTTACGTACAGGAATCTCCGGGCGTACACAAAGGTTATGATTACTCTCGTGCAGACAATCCAACTAGAGAGGCCTATGAAAGATGTTTAGCAAGCCTTGAGAATTGCAAGTTCGGCTATGCTTTTGCTTCGGGTTGTGCCGCTTCTACAACAATCATCATGATGCTGAAGGCTGGCGATCATGTGATTTGTTCTGACGACGTTTACGGTGGGACATTCAGACTTTTTGATAAGGTGATTCAAGACAAAGGAATTTCCTTTGATTATGTGGATCTGACCAAAACAGACCTCATTAAAGCTAAAATTAAATCCAACACGAAAATGATTTGGATTGAAACCCCAACAAATCCACTAATGAAGGTTGTTGATATTCAAGCGGTCACAAAAATCGCAAATGCTAAAAAGATCTGGACCGTGGTAGATAACACTTTTATGTCTCCATACTTCCAAAATCCAACCGATCTTGGCGCAACGATGACCTATCACTCAACAACAAAATACATTGGCGGTCACAGTGACGTGATCGGTGGATTTGTTGCTACTAATGACAAGGACATTTCCGAAAAATTAAAATTCCTCCAAAAATCTATCGGTGCAGTTCCCTCTCCGTTTGATTGTTACCTTGCAATGAGAAGTTTAAAAACTCTTGCGGTAAGAATGGAAGCTCACGCAAAGAATGCGCAAGCCATTGCAGAATTTTTAGAAAAACATCCGAAGGTAGAAAAAGTAATTTATCCCGGATTGAAGTCTCACCCACAGCATGCCATTGCTAAGAAACAGAACTCAGGCTTTGGTGGGATGATGTCTTTTTATATTAAAGGCGGATTGAAAGAGGCAAAAACTTTTCTAGAAAACGTGAAAATTTTTGCCTTGGCTGAGAGCTTGGGCGGAGTAGAATCTTTGATCGAACATCCTGCAATTATGACACACGCCAGCGTTCCCGCAAAGAACCGCAAAGCCCTGGGAATAGACGATACTTTGATTCGCCTGAGCGTAGGAATCGAGAACGAGAAAGATCTGATCGATGATTTAAAAGGCGCTTTCTCTAAAGTGAAATAA
- a CDS encoding response regulator: MNNNNDLVLPRLITFLLVEDDDDHAQLVIRGLENNRITNKIDRVRDGAEALDYLFCRDKYKEKVAPDIILLDLKLPKIDGHEVLRKIKMDSRLKVIPVVVLTTSAAESDRARAYQEHANSYLVKPLDFNSFRKMAEDLNLYWGVWNQAPHKAKE, translated from the coding sequence ATGAACAATAATAATGACCTTGTGTTGCCCAGACTCATTACATTTTTGTTAGTCGAAGATGATGATGATCATGCGCAGTTAGTTATTAGGGGTTTAGAGAATAATAGAATTACAAATAAAATTGATCGCGTTAGGGATGGAGCCGAAGCGCTAGATTACCTTTTTTGTCGAGACAAATATAAAGAAAAGGTTGCTCCAGATATTATTTTATTAGATCTCAAATTGCCTAAAATTGATGGGCATGAAGTTTTACGCAAGATCAAGATGGATTCTCGATTGAAAGTTATACCAGTGGTAGTTCTTACTACCTCTGCTGCAGAATCGGACAGGGCGAGAGCCTATCAAGAACATGCAAATAGTTATTTAGTAAAACCCTTAGATTTTAATAGTTTTCGAAAAATGGCCGAAGACCTAAATCTTTATTGGGGTGTATGGAATCAAGCGCCACATAAGGCAAAGGAATAA
- the dusB gene encoding tRNA dihydrouridine synthase DusB — MNLVQELHNNPFVLAPMAGITDNAFRSFMKEMGCGIVISELISANGLNYGSQKTIDLMKFEKIQSPVGIQLFGETPEIVAEGAKFVQDKGADFVDLNFGCPVKKVVCKGAGSAMLKDLDGLAKMLSVVKKAIQIPLTIKVRTGWDANTRNTQEVARIAYEEGITWMAIHGRTRTQGYEGLADWDYIAEVKAKAKLPIIGNGDIHTAAQAVERLTTSGCDAVMIGRGCLKNPWIFRQALNLHKKQNERTDKNFIELINLLNVYLQKDCEEKVIGVQLKKFSSWFSAGYPGSAQFRKDVFQQKDSKEILNHVETYFSSIAHLTQTDTSAERFLMGGHG; from the coding sequence ATGAATTTAGTCCAAGAGCTCCATAACAATCCATTTGTTTTAGCCCCAATGGCAGGCATTACTGATAATGCGTTCCGTTCTTTTATGAAAGAAATGGGATGCGGAATTGTCATATCGGAATTGATCTCGGCCAATGGATTGAATTACGGAAGTCAAAAGACAATAGACTTAATGAAATTTGAAAAAATTCAAAGCCCTGTAGGCATCCAACTTTTTGGAGAAACTCCAGAGATCGTGGCGGAAGGTGCAAAGTTTGTTCAAGATAAAGGCGCAGATTTTGTTGATTTGAATTTTGGTTGCCCAGTCAAAAAAGTAGTTTGTAAGGGCGCAGGCTCTGCAATGTTAAAAGATCTCGACGGCCTTGCAAAGATGTTATCCGTAGTTAAAAAAGCAATTCAAATTCCACTGACCATTAAAGTTCGCACAGGTTGGGATGCAAATACGCGCAATACGCAAGAGGTCGCACGCATTGCCTACGAAGAAGGTATTACGTGGATGGCCATTCACGGTAGAACGAGAACACAAGGTTACGAGGGCTTGGCAGATTGGGATTACATTGCAGAAGTGAAGGCGAAGGCAAAACTTCCAATCATTGGTAATGGCGACATTCACACGGCGGCGCAAGCTGTGGAGAGATTAACAACTTCGGGTTGTGATGCCGTAATGATTGGTCGTGGATGTTTAAAGAATCCTTGGATTTTTAGACAGGCCTTGAACCTCCATAAAAAACAAAACGAAAGAACCGACAAGAATTTTATCGAACTTATCAATTTACTGAACGTGTATTTACAAAAAGATTGTGAAGAAAAAGTCATCGGCGTTCAGCTTAAAAAATTCTCAAGTTGGTTCTCTGCGGGATATCCGGGATCGGCGCAATTTAGAAAAGATGTTTTTCAGCAAAAAGATTCTAAAGAAATTCTTAATCACGTAGAAACTTACTTCAGTTCTATTGCGCATCTAACGCAAACAGACACTTCGGCAGAGCGCTTCTTAATGGGTGGTCACGGATAA
- a CDS encoding peptidylprolyl isomerase produces the protein MNQIRASHILVDYEHEANDLLGKIKDGKTFEELAQKFSKCPSGDQGGDLGFFKKGMMVPEFEAAAFALNTGETSKPVKTQFGFHLIKRTE, from the coding sequence ATGAATCAGATTAGAGCTAGCCACATTTTAGTAGACTATGAACACGAAGCTAATGATCTTTTGGGTAAAATTAAGGATGGAAAGACTTTTGAAGAACTCGCGCAGAAATTTTCAAAATGTCCCTCCGGCGACCAGGGTGGGGATTTAGGTTTCTTTAAAAAAGGAATGATGGTTCCAGAATTTGAAGCAGCTGCCTTTGCGTTGAATACCGGTGAGACCTCAAAGCCCGTAAAAACACAGTTTGGATTCCACCTGATCAAAAGAACTGAGTAA
- a CDS encoding response regulator yields the protein MKTPIQILLIEDEIEHKDLIQAHILRKRGDSVKLHWSNRLSDGLERLNQKDIDVILLDLGLPDSTIDKTLQKVLSKASNLPIVVLSSLDDEDFGMKAVHEGAQDYICKSRMDGESLFKSIRYAIERKSTEENLKQASRTKDEFLATISHELRTPIGVIQGFSELLNQGILSEKESQEGMEIILRNSKLLVTLINDLLDMSRIITGKLSLFTQVQSLVPIINDAIQAINLAVNSKHITLTTNFDPDIRNVCCDQVRIHQIMWNILSNSLKFTPEGGKIEIMLKAKESGAEIVVRDNGKGITADFLPYVFDRFRQQDNSMIRQHGGMGLGLSLVKYLTELHGGEVIIKSDGLGKGTTISVCLPYADEAKGKINSFQDAAEEKSSAIVSLDRTARSLKGLRILTVDDSQDTLALVSFVLKRAGAEVKIAESAAEARTIIHDSLLDLIVCDIGMPGEDGYAFLRSLRKADEDLGKKSTPAIALTAYTREEEKTAALQAGFQRHIAKPLNDTELIQAICELTSR from the coding sequence ATGAAAACCCCAATACAAATTTTACTTATTGAGGATGAGATTGAACATAAAGATTTGATTCAAGCTCATATTCTTCGCAAACGCGGAGATTCTGTAAAACTTCACTGGTCTAATCGATTGTCTGATGGACTTGAGCGACTAAACCAAAAGGATATCGATGTAATTTTATTGGACTTGGGTTTACCTGATAGCACAATTGATAAAACTTTGCAGAAGGTGTTATCCAAAGCATCGAATCTCCCTATCGTTGTTTTATCATCATTAGATGATGAGGATTTTGGAATGAAAGCTGTTCACGAAGGCGCTCAAGATTATATTTGTAAAAGTCGCATGGACGGAGAATCACTTTTTAAATCTATACGTTATGCAATAGAAAGAAAATCAACAGAGGAGAACTTAAAGCAGGCCAGTCGAACCAAAGATGAATTTTTGGCCACAATATCTCATGAGTTACGAACTCCAATTGGAGTCATTCAGGGTTTCTCAGAGCTTCTGAATCAAGGAATATTGTCCGAAAAAGAATCTCAGGAAGGAATGGAGATTATACTTCGTAATTCTAAATTATTAGTTACGTTGATTAATGATTTATTAGATATGTCTAGAATCATCACTGGGAAACTCAGTCTATTCACTCAAGTACAAAGCTTAGTCCCAATAATTAATGATGCCATACAGGCTATAAATCTAGCTGTAAATAGTAAACACATTACTCTTACGACAAATTTTGATCCTGATATAAGAAATGTGTGTTGTGATCAGGTTCGCATTCATCAGATCATGTGGAACATACTTTCTAATTCTCTAAAATTTACTCCAGAGGGTGGAAAAATAGAAATCATGCTAAAAGCAAAAGAATCTGGGGCAGAAATTGTTGTTAGGGATAATGGCAAAGGCATAACGGCGGATTTTTTGCCTTACGTATTTGATCGTTTTCGCCAACAGGATAACAGCATGATAAGGCAGCACGGAGGCATGGGATTGGGATTATCTCTAGTGAAATATCTTACAGAGTTGCATGGAGGGGAAGTCATAATCAAAAGTGATGGTCTTGGCAAAGGAACAACAATCTCTGTTTGCCTCCCTTACGCAGATGAGGCTAAGGGAAAAATAAATTCTTTTCAGGACGCTGCTGAGGAGAAAAGTTCTGCAATAGTATCTTTAGACAGAACCGCACGCTCTTTAAAAGGGTTACGCATATTAACAGTAGACGATTCCCAAGATACATTAGCATTAGTGAGTTTTGTGTTAAAGAGAGCAGGAGCAGAAGTTAAAATAGCAGAGTCTGCTGCAGAAGCTCGAACTATTATTCACGACTCACTTCTAGATTTAATTGTTTGTGATATAGGTATGCCTGGCGAAGATGGTTATGCTTTTTTAAGAAGTCTAAGAAAAGCAGATGAGGATCTTGGGAAGAAAAGTACACCGGCAATTGCATTGACGGCATATACAAGGGAAGAGGAAAAAACAGCTGCTCTACAGGCTGGATTTCAGCGCCATATTGCTAAACCTTTAAATGATACAGAGTTAATTCAAGCCATTTGCGAGTTAACAAGTAGATAA
- a CDS encoding cysteine synthase family protein, whose protein sequence is MKIYNNILETIGNTPMVKLQGCVPASPHNYFAKVEFFNPGGSVKDRIALSIVEEAEKRGQLKPGGTIVEATSGNTGVGLALVAAVKGYKCVISIPDKMSEEKINTIRSFGAEVVVTPAGVEADDPRSHYSVAKNYVKNNPNSFLTNQYHNPDNVKIHFEKTGPEIWNQMDGKIDIFVAGAGTGGTISGVGKYLKDKNPKIKIISPDPIGSILFDVHKYGEVRDPISKYEVEGIGEDMIPENVHFKVIDEFIKTQDKETFLTCRDILKKDGIFVGPSCASALVAALKYGSRVTEPQNIVVLFPDNGSKYLSKVYNDNWMKSKGFI, encoded by the coding sequence ATGAAAATTTACAATAACATACTAGAAACTATTGGCAATACTCCAATGGTTAAATTGCAAGGCTGTGTGCCCGCAAGTCCTCATAATTACTTTGCAAAAGTAGAGTTTTTCAATCCCGGTGGAAGCGTTAAAGACCGTATTGCCCTAAGTATCGTTGAAGAGGCAGAAAAAAGAGGTCAGCTTAAGCCCGGTGGTACAATTGTAGAAGCAACATCAGGAAATACGGGCGTTGGGCTAGCATTAGTTGCAGCAGTAAAAGGTTACAAATGCGTAATCTCAATACCTGACAAAATGAGCGAAGAAAAAATCAATACGATTAGATCTTTCGGTGCTGAGGTTGTGGTCACTCCCGCAGGCGTAGAAGCTGATGATCCAAGGTCTCACTATAGCGTTGCTAAAAATTATGTAAAAAATAATCCTAATTCTTTTTTGACAAACCAATATCACAACCCTGACAACGTAAAAATTCATTTCGAAAAAACGGGCCCAGAAATATGGAATCAAATGGATGGAAAAATTGATATCTTCGTTGCGGGAGCGGGCACAGGAGGAACTATCTCTGGTGTTGGCAAATACTTGAAGGATAAGAACCCAAAAATAAAAATCATTTCTCCAGATCCAATTGGTAGTATTCTTTTTGACGTTCACAAATATGGTGAAGTTAGAGACCCGATCAGTAAGTATGAGGTGGAGGGTATCGGAGAAGATATGATTCCAGAAAACGTACACTTCAAAGTGATCGATGAATTTATCAAAACACAAGATAAAGAAACTTTTTTGACTTGCAGAGATATTCTAAAAAAAGACGGAATATTCGTTGGACCCTCTTGTGCATCTGCTCTCGTTGCGGCACTGAAATACGGATCAAGAGTTACAGAGCCACAAAACATTGTGGTTCTATTTCCTGACAACGGATCAAAATATTTAAGCAAAGTTTATAACGACAACTGGATGAAATCGAAGGGATTTATCTAA